The following proteins are encoded in a genomic region of Nycticebus coucang isolate mNycCou1 chromosome 19, mNycCou1.pri, whole genome shotgun sequence:
- the RNF125 gene encoding E3 ubiquitin-protein ligase RNF125 isoform X2 encodes MGSVLSSDSGKSAPASATPRALERRRDRELPVTSFDCSVCLEVLHQPVRTRCGHVFCRSCIATSLKNNKWTCPYCRAYLPSEGVPATDVAKRMKSEYQNCAECDTLVCLSEMRAHIRTCQKYIDQYGPLQELRETAARCVCPFCQRELEEDSLLYHCITHHRSERRPVFCPLCRLIPNENPSTFNGSLIRHLQVSHTLFYDDFLRWSLTMLPRLVLNS; translated from the exons ATGGGCTCCGTGCTGAGCAGCGATAGTGGCAAATCGGCGCCCGCCTCTGCCACCCCGCGGGCCCTGGAGCGCAGGAGGGACCGCGAGCTGCCGGTCACGTCTTTCGACTGCTCAGTGTGCCTGGAGGTGTTGCACCAGCCTGTCCGGACCCGCTGTGGCCACGT ATTCTGCCGTTCCTGCATTGCCACCAGTCTAAAGAATAATAAGTGGACCTGTCCATATTGCCGGGCGTATCTTCCTTCAGAAGGAGTTCCAGCAACTGATGTAGCCAAAAGAATGAAATCCGAGTACCAGAACTGCGCTGAGTGTGACACCTTG GTTTGCCTCAGTGAAATGAGAGCACATATAAGGACTTGTCAGAAGTACATAGATCAGTATGGACCACTACAAGAACTCAGGGAGACAGCAGCAAG GTGTGTATGCCCATTTTGCCAGAGAGAATTGGAGGAAGACAGCTTGCTGTATCACTGTATTACTCATCACAGATCAGAAAGGAGACCTGTG TTCTGTCCACTTTGCCGTTTAATACCTAACGAGAACCCAAGTACCTTCAATGGCAGTTTAATAAGACATTTGCAAGTTAGTCACACTTTGTTTTATGATGATTTCCTA
- the RNF125 gene encoding E3 ubiquitin-protein ligase RNF125 isoform X1, with protein sequence MGSVLSSDSGKSAPASATPRALERRRDRELPVTSFDCSVCLEVLHQPVRTRCGHVFCRSCIATSLKNNKWTCPYCRAYLPSEGVPATDVAKRMKSEYQNCAECDTLVCLSEMRAHIRTCQKYIDQYGPLQELRETAARCVCPFCQRELEEDSLLYHCITHHRSERRPVFCPLCRLIPNENPSTFNGSLIRHLQVSHTLFYDDFLDFNIIEETLIRRVLDRSLLEYVNHSNTT encoded by the exons ATGGGCTCCGTGCTGAGCAGCGATAGTGGCAAATCGGCGCCCGCCTCTGCCACCCCGCGGGCCCTGGAGCGCAGGAGGGACCGCGAGCTGCCGGTCACGTCTTTCGACTGCTCAGTGTGCCTGGAGGTGTTGCACCAGCCTGTCCGGACCCGCTGTGGCCACGT ATTCTGCCGTTCCTGCATTGCCACCAGTCTAAAGAATAATAAGTGGACCTGTCCATATTGCCGGGCGTATCTTCCTTCAGAAGGAGTTCCAGCAACTGATGTAGCCAAAAGAATGAAATCCGAGTACCAGAACTGCGCTGAGTGTGACACCTTG GTTTGCCTCAGTGAAATGAGAGCACATATAAGGACTTGTCAGAAGTACATAGATCAGTATGGACCACTACAAGAACTCAGGGAGACAGCAGCAAG GTGTGTATGCCCATTTTGCCAGAGAGAATTGGAGGAAGACAGCTTGCTGTATCACTGTATTACTCATCACAGATCAGAAAGGAGACCTGTG TTCTGTCCACTTTGCCGTTTAATACCTAACGAGAACCCAAGTACCTTCAATGGCAGTTTAATAAGACATTTGCAAGTTAGTCACACTTTGTTTTATGATGATTTCCTA gATTTTAATATAATTGAGGAAACTCTTATCCGAAGAGTCTTAGACCGATCACTTCTTGAATATGTGAATCACTCGAACACcacataa
- the RNF125 gene encoding E3 ubiquitin-protein ligase RNF125 isoform X3 → MGSVLSSDSGKSAPASATPRALERRRDRELPVTSFDCSVCLEVLHQPVRTRCGHVFCRSCIATSLKNNKWTCPYCRAYLPSEGVPATDVAKRMKSEYQNCAECDTLVCLSEMRAHIRTCQKYIDQYGPLQELRETAARCVCPFCQRELEEDSLLYHCITHHRSERRPVDFNIIEETLIRRVLDRSLLEYVNHSNTT, encoded by the exons ATGGGCTCCGTGCTGAGCAGCGATAGTGGCAAATCGGCGCCCGCCTCTGCCACCCCGCGGGCCCTGGAGCGCAGGAGGGACCGCGAGCTGCCGGTCACGTCTTTCGACTGCTCAGTGTGCCTGGAGGTGTTGCACCAGCCTGTCCGGACCCGCTGTGGCCACGT ATTCTGCCGTTCCTGCATTGCCACCAGTCTAAAGAATAATAAGTGGACCTGTCCATATTGCCGGGCGTATCTTCCTTCAGAAGGAGTTCCAGCAACTGATGTAGCCAAAAGAATGAAATCCGAGTACCAGAACTGCGCTGAGTGTGACACCTTG GTTTGCCTCAGTGAAATGAGAGCACATATAAGGACTTGTCAGAAGTACATAGATCAGTATGGACCACTACAAGAACTCAGGGAGACAGCAGCAAG GTGTGTATGCCCATTTTGCCAGAGAGAATTGGAGGAAGACAGCTTGCTGTATCACTGTATTACTCATCACAGATCAGAAAGGAGACCTGTG gATTTTAATATAATTGAGGAAACTCTTATCCGAAGAGTCTTAGACCGATCACTTCTTGAATATGTGAATCACTCGAACACcacataa